The following proteins are encoded in a genomic region of Deltaproteobacteria bacterium:
- a CDS encoding YeeE/YedE family protein, whose translation MSTEQIIGLITGIVFGILLQQGRVLRFEKQVGAMLLKDMTILKFMLSAIIVGTVGIHLLGGSIQPDIKGASLGANLVGGCLFGIGWALAGYCPGTSIGALGEGRWHAIWAILGMVVGAAVYAEAYPVMKTTVLTWGVLGKVTLPGILGVSPWMVISLFI comes from the coding sequence ATGAGCACCGAACAAATCATTGGTCTGATCACGGGCATTGTCTTCGGCATCCTGCTCCAGCAGGGAAGGGTGCTTAGGTTCGAAAAACAGGTCGGGGCCATGCTCCTGAAGGACATGACCATTCTGAAATTCATGCTCTCGGCCATCATCGTGGGCACGGTGGGCATCCATCTTTTGGGCGGAAGCATCCAGCCGGACATTAAGGGGGCCTCATTGGGCGCGAATCTGGTTGGAGGGTGCCTGTTTGGTATTGGCTGGGCCCTGGCCGGGTATTGTCCGGGCACGTCCATTGGGGCCCTGGGCGAGGGGCGCTGGCACGCCATCTGGGCCATACTGGGCATGGTGGTCGGGGCGGCGGTTTATGCCGAGGCCTATCCGGTCATGAAGACCACGGTCCTGACCTGGGGCGTTCTGGGCAAGGTCACCCTTCCGGGCATCCTGGGCGTTTCACCGTGGATGGTCATTTCCTTGTTCATT
- a CDS encoding YeeE/YedE family protein — MATESSWRPYVAGALVGVLAVLSVYVSTAWLGKTKYLGASTSFVRAAGMVEQKVAPERVQANDYFTRTKIKVDWQFMLLVGLLIGSLASSLITRTFKFESVPPIWRERFGGSILTRAGGAFLGGIVAMFGARLAGGCPSGHGLSGLMQFSVSGFLAMAGFFGAGIIVAHLVYGSRR; from the coding sequence ATGGCGACTGAATCATCCTGGAGACCGTATGTGGCCGGGGCCCTGGTCGGGGTGCTGGCGGTCCTTTCCGTGTACGTGTCCACGGCCTGGCTGGGCAAGACCAAGTACCTGGGGGCGTCCACATCTTTTGTCAGGGCCGCGGGCATGGTCGAGCAGAAGGTGGCTCCGGAGCGGGTCCAGGCCAACGACTATTTCACTCGGACCAAGATCAAGGTCGACTGGCAGTTCATGCTCCTGGTCGGATTATTGATCGGGTCTTTGGCTTCGTCGCTGATCACCCGGACCTTCAAGTTCGAGAGCGTGCCGCCCATCTGGCGGGAGCGGTTCGGGGGCTCGATCCTGACCCGGGCCGGAGGTGCTTTCCTGGGAGGAATAGTGGCCATGTTCGGGGCCAGGCTGGCCGGGGGATGCCCCAGCGGTCATGGTCTGAGCGGACTCATGCAGTTCTCGGTCAGCGGATTCCTGGCTATGGCCGGGTTTTTCGGGGCCGGGATCATCGTCGCCCATCTCGTGTACGGGTCAAGGAGGTAG